One window from the genome of Trabulsiella odontotermitis encodes:
- the potC gene encoding spermidine/putrescine ABC transporter permease PotC, whose product MIGRLLRGGFMTAIYAYLYIPIIILIVNSFNRSRFGINWQGFTTDWYNLLLNNDSLLQAAQHSLTMAVFSATFATLIGSLTAVALYRYRFRGKPFVSGMLFVVMMSPDIVMAISLLVLFMLLGIQLGFWSLLFSHITFCLPFVVVTVFSRLNGFDVRMLEAAKDLGASEITILRKIILPLAMPAVAAGWLLSFTLSMDDVVVSSFVTGPGYEILPLKIYSMVKVGVSPEVNALATILLVLSLVMVIASQVIARDKTKSL is encoded by the coding sequence ATGATCGGTCGACTGCTTCGCGGCGGTTTCATGACCGCCATTTACGCTTACCTGTATATCCCGATTATTATCCTCATCGTGAACTCGTTTAACCGTTCGCGCTTCGGGATCAACTGGCAGGGCTTTACCACCGACTGGTATAACCTGCTGCTGAACAACGACAGCCTGCTGCAGGCCGCTCAACATTCGCTGACCATGGCGGTGTTCTCCGCTACTTTTGCGACGCTGATCGGCTCGCTCACCGCCGTCGCACTGTATCGCTACCGTTTTCGCGGTAAACCTTTCGTCAGTGGCATGCTGTTTGTAGTGATGATGTCGCCGGATATCGTGATGGCAATTTCTCTGCTGGTGCTGTTTATGCTGCTGGGCATTCAGTTAGGCTTCTGGTCGCTGCTGTTTTCGCACATCACCTTCTGCCTGCCCTTCGTGGTAGTGACGGTCTTTTCGCGGCTGAACGGTTTTGATGTGCGGATGCTGGAAGCAGCGAAAGATCTTGGCGCCAGCGAGATAACCATTCTGCGCAAAATCATTCTGCCGTTGGCAATGCCTGCCGTGGCGGCGGGCTGGCTGCTGAGTTTTACCCTGTCGATGGACGATGTTGTCGTGTCGTCATTCGTCACCGGGCCGGGTTATGAAATTCTGCCATTGAAAATTTACTCAATGGTGAAAGTTGGCGTGTCACCCGAGGTGAATGCGCTGGCGACCATTCTGTTGGTTCTGTCGCTGGTGATGGTGATTGCCAGCCAGGTTATTGCTCGAGATAAAACAAAGAGCCTGTAA
- the potB gene encoding spermidine/putrescine ABC transporter permease PotB: MKNTSKFQNVVIVTIVGWLVLFVFLPNLMIIGTSFLTRDDASFVSLVFTLDNYTRLLDPLYFDVLLHSLNMAVIATLACLVLGYPFAWFLVKLPKKVRPLLLFLLIVPFWTNSLIRIYGLKIFLSTKGYLNEFLLWLGIIDTPMRIMYTPGAVIIGLVYILLPFMVMPLYSSIEKLDKPLLEAARDLGASKFQTFARIIIPLTMPGIVAGCLLVMLPAMGLFYVSDLMGGAKNLLIGNVIKSQFLNIRDWPFGAATSITLTVVMGLMLLVYWRVSRMLNKKVELE; encoded by the coding sequence ATGAAGAACACAAGTAAATTCCAGAATGTGGTGATTGTCACTATTGTCGGTTGGCTTGTGTTGTTTGTTTTCCTGCCTAACCTGATGATCATTGGCACCAGTTTTTTGACCCGCGACGACGCCAGTTTCGTCAGCCTGGTCTTTACACTGGACAACTACACGCGCCTGCTCGATCCGCTTTATTTTGATGTGCTGCTGCACTCGCTGAATATGGCGGTGATCGCTACCCTCGCCTGTCTGGTGCTGGGTTACCCCTTCGCCTGGTTTCTGGTTAAGCTGCCGAAGAAAGTCCGGCCTCTGCTGCTGTTTCTGCTGATTGTCCCGTTCTGGACTAACTCGCTGATCCGCATCTATGGCCTGAAAATTTTCCTCAGTACCAAAGGCTATCTCAACGAGTTTCTGCTGTGGCTGGGCATTATTGATACGCCGATGCGCATCATGTATACCCCCGGCGCGGTAATTATCGGACTGGTCTATATTCTGCTGCCGTTTATGGTGATGCCGCTCTACTCCAGCATTGAAAAACTGGATAAACCGTTGCTGGAAGCGGCGAGGGATCTGGGTGCCAGCAAGTTCCAGACCTTCGCCCGGATCATCATTCCGTTGACCATGCCGGGAATTGTTGCCGGCTGCCTGCTGGTGATGCTTCCGGCAATGGGGCTGTTCTATGTATCCGACCTGATGGGCGGCGCGAAAAACCTGCTCATTGGCAACGTGATCAAGAGCCAGTTCCTCAATATCCGCGACTGGCCGTTCGGTGCCGCTACCAGCATCACGCTGACAGTGGTAATGGGGCTGATGCTGCTGGTGTACTGGCGCGTCTCACGCATGCTGAATAAAAAGGTGGAACTGGAATGA
- the potA gene encoding spermidine/putrescine ABC transporter ATP-binding protein PotA produces MGNFRCVDKGQSKKLTTQPCSLSPLVHLAGICKSFDGKTVIADLNLTIKNGEFLTLLGPSGCGKTTVLRLIAGLENVDAGRIHLEGQDITDVPAEDRHVNTVFQSYALFPHMTVFENVAFGLRMQKTPAAEIPARVTDALRMVQLEEFAQRKPHQLSGGQQQRVAIARAVVNKPRLLLLDESLSALDYKLRKQMQNELKALQRKLGITFVFVTHDQEEALTMSDRIVVMRDGRIEQDGSPREIYEEPKNLFVASFIGEINHFDATVIERLDENRVRANVEGRECNIYVNFSVEKGQKLNVLLRPEDLRVDEINHDNHIEGLIGYVRERNYKGMTLESVVELESGKMVLVSEFFNEDDPDFDHSLDQKMAINWVESWEVVLADEEHK; encoded by the coding sequence ATCGGCAATTTCCGTTGCGTTGATAAGGGACAGAGTAAAAAATTGACTACACAACCGTGTTCGCTATCACCGCTGGTACACCTGGCGGGGATTTGCAAAAGCTTTGATGGGAAAACGGTCATTGCAGATTTGAACCTGACCATCAAAAACGGTGAATTTCTCACCCTGCTGGGGCCTTCTGGCTGCGGTAAAACAACGGTACTGCGCCTGATTGCGGGGCTGGAAAATGTCGATGCTGGCAGGATCCACCTTGAAGGTCAGGATATCACTGATGTGCCCGCTGAAGATCGCCACGTCAACACCGTTTTCCAGAGTTACGCGCTGTTCCCGCACATGACGGTTTTTGAAAACGTCGCCTTCGGCCTGCGAATGCAAAAGACGCCAGCGGCTGAAATCCCTGCGCGCGTGACCGACGCCCTGCGGATGGTGCAGCTCGAAGAATTCGCCCAGCGTAAACCGCACCAGCTCTCCGGCGGTCAACAACAGCGAGTGGCAATTGCCCGCGCCGTGGTCAACAAACCCCGCCTGCTGCTGCTTGATGAATCCCTCTCCGCGCTCGACTATAAACTGCGCAAGCAGATGCAGAACGAACTCAAAGCGCTGCAACGTAAGCTTGGCATCACCTTCGTGTTTGTGACTCACGATCAGGAAGAGGCGCTGACCATGTCTGACCGCATCGTGGTGATGCGCGACGGTCGCATTGAGCAGGACGGCTCGCCGCGTGAAATCTATGAAGAGCCGAAAAACCTGTTTGTCGCCAGCTTCATTGGCGAAATTAACCACTTCGACGCCACGGTGATTGAGCGTCTCGACGAAAACCGCGTTCGCGCGAACGTGGAAGGCCGCGAGTGTAATATCTACGTCAATTTTTCGGTTGAAAAAGGCCAGAAGCTGAATGTGCTGTTGCGCCCGGAAGATTTACGCGTCGATGAAATCAACCATGACAACCACATCGAAGGGTTGATCGGTTACGTGCGCGAGCGCAACTACAAGGGCATGACGCTGGAATCAGTCGTCGAACTGGAAAGCGGCAAAATGGTGCTGGTCAGTGAGTTCTTCAACGAAGACGACCCGGATTTTGACCACTCCCTCGATCAAAAAATGGCGATCAACTGGGTAGAGAGCTGGGAGGTGGTACTGGCTGATGAAGAACACAAGTAA
- the pepT gene encoding peptidase T, which translates to MDKLLERFLQYVSLDTQSKPGVRQVPSTEGQWKLLRLLKEQLEEMGLVNVTLSDKGTVMGTLSANVPGDIPAIGFISHVDTSPDFSGKNVNPQIVENYRGGDIALGIGDEVLSPVMFPVLHHLLGQTLITTDGKTLLGADDKAGVAEIMTALAILKGKNIPHGDIRVAFTPDEEVGKGAKFFDVPAFGAQWAYTVDGGGVGELEYENFNAASVTIKIVGNNVHPGTAKGVMVNALTLATRIHSEVPTDETPETTEGYEGFYHLASIKGSVDRAEMHYIIRDFDRKEFEARKRKMMEIAKKVGKGLHPDCYIELVIEDSYYNMRDKVMEHPHILEIARQAMQDCDIEPQLKPIRGGTDGAQLSFMGLPCPNLFTGGYNYHGKHEFVTLEGMEKAVQVIVRIAELTTKH; encoded by the coding sequence ATGGATAAATTACTTGAGCGTTTTTTACAGTACGTTTCTCTGGATACGCAGTCTAAGCCTGGCGTGCGCCAGGTACCGAGCACGGAAGGACAGTGGAAGCTGTTGCGCTTGCTCAAAGAGCAGCTGGAAGAGATGGGACTGGTTAACGTCACCCTGAGCGATAAAGGCACCGTGATGGGGACGCTGTCCGCCAATGTGCCAGGTGATATCCCGGCGATTGGATTTATTTCCCACGTCGATACATCACCTGATTTCAGTGGGAAAAACGTCAATCCGCAGATCGTCGAGAACTATCGCGGCGGCGATATCGCCCTCGGTATTGGCGACGAAGTGCTTTCACCGGTGATGTTCCCGGTATTGCATCACCTTCTGGGCCAGACGCTAATCACCACCGACGGCAAGACGCTGCTGGGGGCTGATGACAAAGCCGGTGTTGCGGAAATCATGACCGCGCTGGCTATCCTGAAAGGGAAGAACATTCCCCATGGTGATATTCGTGTCGCGTTTACCCCGGATGAAGAAGTCGGGAAAGGGGCGAAGTTTTTTGACGTTCCCGCATTTGGCGCGCAATGGGCATATACCGTGGATGGCGGCGGCGTTGGTGAACTGGAATATGAAAACTTCAACGCGGCGTCGGTGACCATCAAAATTGTCGGTAATAACGTTCACCCCGGTACTGCAAAAGGGGTAATGGTTAACGCCCTGACGCTGGCGACGCGCATTCATTCTGAAGTACCGACGGATGAAACCCCTGAAACCACAGAAGGTTACGAAGGGTTTTATCATCTCGCCAGCATCAAAGGTTCGGTGGATCGCGCTGAAATGCATTACATCATCCGCGATTTTGACCGTAAGGAGTTTGAAGCGCGCAAACGTAAGATGATGGAGATCGCCAAAAAAGTCGGTAAAGGTCTGCATCCGGACTGTTACATCGAACTGGTGATTGAAGACAGTTATTACAACATGCGCGATAAAGTCATGGAGCATCCGCATATTCTGGAGATTGCCCGCCAGGCGATGCAGGATTGCGACATCGAACCGCAACTGAAACCCATTCGCGGCGGCACCGATGGTGCGCAGCTCTCTTTCATGGGGCTGCCATGCCCGAACCTGTTTACCGGTGGATATAACTACCACGGCAAGCACGAGTTCGTGACGCTGGAAGGGATGGAAAAAGCGGTGCAGGTGATTGTGCGAATCGCCGAGTTAACCACAAAGCATTAA
- a CDS encoding REP-associated tyrosine transposase, which yields MSNYRRSYVNGGTWFFTVNLQNRQSDLLIRHIQTLRDAVRSVKRQKSFRINAWVILPEHMHCIWTLPENDSDYSGRWRDIKKTFTKGINASGIWQPRFWEHTIRNETDYRRHMDYVYINPVKHGWARLVKEWPYSTFHRDVRYGLYPEDWAGEVDSMDAGERK from the coding sequence ATGTCAAATTATCGCCGTTCATACGTTAATGGCGGCACCTGGTTTTTCACTGTTAATCTGCAAAATCGACAAAGCGATTTGTTGATACGCCACATTCAGACGCTCCGTGACGCGGTTCGCTCTGTTAAACGGCAGAAATCATTCAGGATTAACGCCTGGGTGATTTTGCCGGAACATATGCACTGTATCTGGACGCTACCAGAAAATGACAGCGACTATTCCGGTCGCTGGCGAGATATTAAGAAGACGTTCACCAAAGGAATCAATGCTTCCGGTATCTGGCAACCACGGTTTTGGGAACACACCATTCGCAATGAAACGGATTACAGACGACACATGGATTATGTCTATATCAACCCGGTAAAACATGGCTGGGCTCGTCTCGTCAAGGAATGGCCCTATTCAACGTTTCATCGTGACGTCCGGTATGGACTATACCCGGAAGACTGGGCAGGCGAAGTGGACAGTATGGATGCGGGAGAGCGGAAGTAA
- a CDS encoding cupin domain-containing protein: MDYHLTLNWPDFIERYWQKRPVVLKRGIANFLDPITPDELAGLAMESEVDSRLVSHLDGKWQVSHGPFESYDHLGESNWSLLVQAVNNWHEPTAALMRPFRALPDWRIDDLMISFSVPGGGVGPHLDQYDVFIIQGTGRRRWRVGEKVPMKQHCPHPDLLQVDPFEAIIDEEMEPGDILYIPPGFPHEGYSLENSLNYSVGFRAPSGREMISGFADYVLQRELGSLRYTDPDVPSRDHPADILPSELDRLRDMMLSLINQPEHFNQWFGEFVTQSRHELDVAPPEPPYQPDEIYDALKQGDKLVRLGGLRVLRIDGEVYVNGEKIDSPHRPALEALASHIVLNDSHFGDALEDPPFLAMLAALVNSGYWFFED, from the coding sequence ATGGACTATCACTTAACACTCAACTGGCCCGACTTTATCGAACGCTACTGGCAAAAACGTCCGGTGGTGTTAAAGCGGGGCATTGCTAATTTTCTCGATCCCATCACCCCTGATGAGCTGGCGGGGCTGGCGATGGAAAGCGAAGTCGACAGTCGTCTGGTCAGCCACCTCGACGGCAAATGGCAGGTCAGCCATGGCCCGTTCGAGAGTTATGATCATCTGGGTGAAAGCAACTGGTCGCTGCTGGTCCAGGCGGTCAACAACTGGCATGAACCCACTGCCGCGCTGATGCGCCCTTTCCGCGCCCTGCCTGACTGGCGAATCGACGATCTGATGATCTCTTTCTCCGTGCCCGGCGGCGGCGTGGGTCCGCACCTCGATCAGTATGATGTCTTTATTATTCAGGGTACCGGGCGCCGTCGCTGGCGCGTGGGCGAAAAAGTGCCGATGAAACAGCACTGCCCGCATCCTGACCTGCTGCAGGTGGATCCATTTGAAGCCATCATTGATGAAGAGATGGAGCCCGGCGACATTCTCTACATACCGCCAGGATTCCCGCACGAAGGTTATTCGCTGGAGAATTCGCTGAACTACTCCGTCGGTTTCCGCGCGCCGAGCGGCCGGGAAATGATCAGCGGTTTTGCCGACTACGTGCTGCAACGTGAGCTGGGTAGCCTGCGCTATACCGACCCTGACGTGCCATCGCGCGATCACCCTGCGGATATCCTGCCGTCAGAACTCGATCGCCTGCGCGACATGATGCTGTCGCTGATTAACCAGCCTGAGCACTTTAACCAGTGGTTTGGCGAGTTTGTTACCCAGTCCCGTCACGAGCTGGATGTCGCCCCGCCAGAACCGCCCTATCAGCCCGATGAGATTTACGACGCGCTGAAGCAAGGCGACAAGCTGGTACGTCTCGGCGGCTTGCGCGTACTGCGCATTGACGGCGAGGTTTACGTGAATGGTGAGAAGATTGACTCGCCGCATCGTCCGGCGCTGGAAGCGCTGGCCAGCCATATCGTGCTGAACGACAGCCACTTTGGCGATGCGCTGGAGGATCCGCCGTTCCTCGCCATGCTCGCCGCGCTGGTCAACAGCGGCTACTGGTTTTTTGAGGATTAA
- the phoQ gene encoding two-component system sensor histidine kinase PhoQ, producing MGRLLRHFLPLSLRIRFLLATAAVVLVLSLAYGMVALVGYSVSFDKTTFRLLRGESNLFYTLAKWENGKVSVEVPENLSLQSPTMALIYDKQGKLLWMQQDVPWLVERISPDWLKTNGFHEIEANINASSALIRSDHEVQQQLNEIREDHDDSEMTHSVAVNIYPATARMPELTIVVVDTIPIELKRSYMVWSWFVYVLAANLLLVIPLLWLAAWWSLRPIEALAREVRELEEHHREALNPETTRELTSLVQNLNRLLKSERERYDKYRTTLTDLTHSLKTPLAVLQSTLRSLRSEKLAVNEAESVMLEQISRISQQIGYFLHRASMRGGTGILSRELHPVAPLLDNLTSALNKVYQRKGVNISLDISPETSFVGEKNDFMEVMGNVLDNACKYCLEFVEVSARQTDDHLHIIVEDDGPGIPRNKRTLVFDRGQRADTLRPGQGVGLSVAREIAEQYDGSISAGDSLLGGARMEVIFGRQHSGSKETSA from the coding sequence ATGGGCAGACTGTTACGGCATTTTCTGCCGCTCTCCCTGCGCATCCGCTTTCTGCTTGCCACTGCCGCCGTGGTGCTGGTGCTGTCGCTGGCGTACGGAATGGTGGCGCTTGTCGGCTACAGCGTCAGCTTCGATAAAACCACCTTCCGTCTGTTACGCGGCGAAAGTAATCTCTTCTATACACTGGCGAAATGGGAAAACGGCAAGGTCAGTGTTGAGGTGCCCGAAAATCTCAGCCTGCAAAGCCCCACCATGGCGCTGATTTACGATAAACAGGGCAAACTGCTGTGGATGCAACAGGACGTGCCGTGGCTGGTCGAGCGCATCAGTCCGGACTGGCTGAAAACCAATGGTTTTCACGAGATAGAAGCGAATATTAACGCCAGCAGCGCGTTGATTCGCAGTGATCACGAAGTTCAGCAGCAGCTTAATGAAATCCGTGAAGATCATGACGACTCAGAAATGACCCACTCGGTGGCGGTAAATATCTACCCTGCCACTGCCCGCATGCCGGAGCTGACGATTGTAGTGGTCGATACCATCCCTATCGAACTTAAGCGTTCGTACATGGTGTGGAGCTGGTTTGTGTACGTACTGGCCGCCAATCTGTTGCTGGTGATCCCGCTCTTATGGCTGGCAGCGTGGTGGAGCCTGCGCCCCATCGAAGCGCTGGCTCGGGAAGTGCGCGAACTGGAAGAACATCACCGCGAGGCGCTGAACCCGGAAACCACCCGAGAACTCACCAGCCTGGTACAAAACCTGAACCGTCTACTGAAGAGCGAGCGCGAGCGCTATGACAAATACCGCACCACGCTGACCGATCTGACCCACAGTCTGAAAACACCGCTGGCCGTGCTACAGAGCACGCTGCGCTCGTTGCGCAGTGAAAAACTGGCGGTTAACGAGGCAGAATCGGTGATGCTGGAGCAGATAAGCCGCATCTCGCAGCAGATTGGTTACTTTCTTCATCGCGCCAGCATGCGTGGCGGCACCGGGATCCTCAGCCGTGAGCTGCACCCTGTGGCGCCACTGCTTGATAATCTCACCTCAGCGCTCAATAAGGTTTACCAGCGCAAAGGCGTAAATATCTCGCTCGATATCTCGCCAGAAACCAGCTTTGTCGGCGAGAAAAATGACTTTATGGAAGTGATGGGCAACGTGCTGGATAACGCCTGTAAATATTGCCTTGAGTTTGTTGAGGTCTCGGCGCGCCAGACGGACGATCATCTGCATATTATTGTTGAAGATGATGGCCCCGGCATCCCGCGCAACAAGCGCACGCTGGTGTTTGACCGCGGCCAGCGGGCAGATACGCTGCGCCCCGGCCAGGGCGTCGGGCTTTCTGTGGCACGTGAAATCGCTGAACAATACGACGGCAGCATCAGCGCCGGCGACAGCCTGCTGGGCGGCGCACGTATGGAAGTGATTTTTGGCCGCCAGCACAGCGGAAGCAAAGAAACATCCGCATGA
- the phoP gene encoding two-component system response regulator PhoP, translating to MRVLVVEDNALLRHHLKVQLQEMGHQVDAAEDAREADYYLGEHLPDIAIVDLGLPDEDGLSLIRRWRSHDVSLPVLVLTAREGWQDKVEVLSAGADDYVTKPFHIEEVAARIQALMRRNSGLASQVISMPPFQVDLSRRELSISDEVIKLTAFEYTIMETLIRNSGKVVSKDSLMLQLYPDAELRESHTIDVLMGRLRKKIQAQYPHDVITTVRGQGYLFELR from the coding sequence ATGCGCGTGCTCGTTGTTGAGGATAACGCCCTGTTACGCCATCACCTCAAGGTACAACTCCAGGAAATGGGGCATCAGGTGGATGCCGCAGAAGACGCCAGAGAAGCGGATTACTATCTCGGCGAACACCTTCCTGATATCGCTATTGTTGACCTCGGGCTGCCGGACGAAGACGGCCTGTCGCTCATTCGCCGCTGGCGTAGCCACGACGTTTCATTGCCGGTGCTGGTGCTGACCGCACGGGAAGGCTGGCAGGATAAAGTCGAAGTGCTGAGCGCCGGGGCGGACGATTACGTCACCAAACCGTTTCATATTGAAGAAGTGGCTGCACGGATCCAGGCGCTGATGCGCCGCAACAGCGGGCTGGCATCGCAGGTGATCTCCATGCCGCCGTTTCAGGTGGATCTGTCGCGTCGCGAACTGTCGATTAGCGACGAGGTGATCAAACTGACCGCTTTTGAATACACCATCATGGAAACGCTGATCCGCAACAGCGGCAAAGTGGTCAGTAAAGATTCGCTGATGCTGCAGCTCTATCCTGATGCGGAATTGCGCGAGAGCCATACCATTGATGTGCTGATGGGGCGTCTGCGGAAAAAAATCCAGGCACAGTATCCGCACGACGTGATCACCACCGTGCGCGGCCAGGGTTATCTGTTCGAACTTCGCTGA
- the purB gene encoding adenylosuccinate lyase, translated as MELSSLTAVSPVDGRYGDKVSALRGIFSEYGLLKFRVQVEVRWLQKLAAHAAIKEVPAFAADANGYLDKIVADFNEQDAARIKTIERTTNHDVKAVEYFLKEKVADIPALHAVSEFIHFACTSEDINNLSHALMLKTARDEVILPYWSQIIEAVKALAVEYRDIPLLSRTHGQPATPSTMGKEMANVAYRMERQYRQLNQVEILGKINGAVGNYNAHIAAYPEVDWHEFSETFVSSLGIQWNPYTTQIEPHDYIAELFDCIARFNTILIDFDRDVWGYISLGHFKQKTIAGEIGSSTMPHKVNPIDFENSEGNLGLANAVMQHLASKLPVSRWQRDLTDSTVLRNLGVGIGYALIAYQSTLKGISKLEVNRDHLLDELDHNWEVLAEPIQTVMRRYGIEKPYEKLKELTRGKRVDAEGMKQFIDNLALPEAEKTRLKAMTPANYIGRAIQMVDDLK; from the coding sequence ATGGAATTATCCTCCCTGACCGCCGTTTCCCCTGTCGATGGACGCTACGGCGATAAAGTCAGCGCGCTGCGCGGGATTTTCAGCGAATATGGTTTGCTGAAATTCCGTGTACAGGTTGAAGTACGTTGGCTGCAAAAACTGGCCGCGCACGCAGCGATCAAGGAAGTTCCTGCTTTTGCTGCCGACGCAAACGGTTACCTGGATAAGATCGTCGCTGATTTCAATGAACAGGATGCTGCGCGCATCAAAACCATTGAACGCACCACCAACCACGACGTGAAGGCGGTTGAATATTTCCTGAAAGAGAAAGTGGCGGATATTCCGGCGCTGCATGCCGTATCCGAGTTCATCCACTTCGCCTGCACCTCGGAAGATATCAACAACCTGTCGCACGCGCTGATGTTAAAAACCGCGCGTGATGAAGTGATCCTGCCTTACTGGAGCCAGATCATTGAAGCGGTGAAAGCGCTGGCGGTGGAGTATCGCGATATCCCGCTGCTGTCGCGCACCCACGGTCAACCGGCCACGCCGTCTACCATGGGTAAAGAAATGGCTAATGTCGCTTACCGTATGGAACGCCAGTATCGCCAGTTGAACCAGGTGGAAATCCTCGGCAAAATCAACGGCGCGGTCGGCAACTACAACGCCCACATCGCCGCTTACCCGGAAGTGGACTGGCATGAATTCAGTGAAACGTTCGTCTCTTCGCTGGGTATTCAGTGGAACCCGTACACCACGCAGATCGAGCCACACGACTACATTGCTGAGCTGTTCGACTGCATCGCACGCTTCAACACCATTCTGATCGACTTTGACCGCGACGTCTGGGGTTATATCTCGCTGGGGCACTTCAAACAGAAAACCATCGCCGGGGAGATTGGTTCCTCAACGATGCCGCATAAAGTGAACCCGATTGACTTCGAAAACTCGGAAGGCAACCTTGGCCTCGCCAACGCGGTGATGCAGCATCTCGCCAGCAAACTGCCAGTTTCACGCTGGCAGCGTGACCTGACAGATTCCACCGTGCTGCGTAACCTCGGCGTGGGGATTGGCTATGCGCTGATCGCTTACCAGTCCACTCTGAAAGGGATCAGCAAACTGGAAGTGAACCGCGACCATCTGCTGGATGAACTCGATCACAACTGGGAAGTGCTGGCAGAGCCCATCCAGACGGTGATGCGTCGTTACGGCATCGAAAAGCCGTACGAAAAACTGAAGGAGCTGACCCGCGGCAAGCGTGTCGACGCGGAAGGCATGAAGCAGTTCATCGACAACCTGGCCTTGCCGGAAGCCGAGAAAACACGTCTGAAAGCAATGACGCCGGCTAACTATATTGGCCGCGCTATTCAGATGGTTGACGACCTCAAATAA
- the hflD gene encoding high frequency lysogenization protein HflD — protein MAKNYYDITLALAGICQSARLVQQLAHQGHCDSDALHVSLNSIIDMNPASTLGVFGGSEANLRTGLETLLGVLNASSRQGLNAELTRYTLSLMVLERKLAASKGAMDTLGNRIAGLQRQLDHFDLQSETLLSAMAGIYVDVISPLGPRIQVTGSPAVLQSPQVQAKVRASLLAGIRAAVLWHQVGGGRLQLMFSRKRLTTQAKQILAHLTPEL, from the coding sequence GTGGCGAAGAATTATTATGACATCACGCTGGCGCTGGCAGGGATCTGCCAGTCAGCCCGACTGGTGCAACAACTGGCACATCAGGGACATTGTGATAGCGATGCCCTGCACGTTTCGCTGAACAGCATTATCGATATGAACCCGGCATCCACGCTGGGTGTTTTTGGCGGCAGCGAAGCCAATCTTCGTACCGGTCTGGAAACGCTGCTGGGGGTGCTGAATGCCAGCAGCCGTCAGGGGCTCAACGCCGAACTGACCCGCTATACTCTCAGCCTGATGGTACTTGAGCGTAAACTGGCCGCCAGCAAAGGGGCGATGGATACGCTGGGTAACCGTATCGCCGGGCTGCAACGCCAGCTTGACCATTTTGACTTACAATCTGAAACGCTGCTCAGCGCAATGGCGGGCATTTATGTAGATGTGATTAGCCCGCTGGGGCCGCGCATTCAGGTCACTGGCTCGCCCGCCGTACTGCAAAGCCCACAGGTGCAGGCCAAAGTGCGCGCCTCGCTGCTCGCCGGTATCCGTGCCGCGGTGCTGTGGCACCAGGTCGGCGGTGGCCGACTGCAACTCATGTTTTCCCGTAAGCGCCTGACCACACAGGCGAAACAAATTCTCGCTCATTTAACTCCGGAGTTGTGA